From one Phocaeicola salanitronis DSM 18170 genomic stretch:
- a CDS encoding DnaJ domain-containing protein → MKIGKWIGGIMGFMALGPLGALAGYAIGSLFDKANDAQADFDNGQGGASYTHAGQRNSFLFSMLVMASYIIRADGKIMHSEMEFVRRFLRTNFGEDAVNEGEQILLNLFEQQKRMDASNPYAFRNTIHECGAQIAANLTYGERLQLLDFLAKISQSDGHVCQQEIEALKEVAQAMQLSEKEVESMLNLGGASLADAYKVLEIDPSATDEEVRAAYRRLALKHHPDRVATLGEDIRKAAEEKFQHINNAKERIYKARGMK, encoded by the coding sequence ATGAAAATAGGGAAATGGATTGGCGGAATCATGGGGTTCATGGCTCTGGGTCCGCTGGGTGCCTTGGCAGGATACGCCATCGGCTCCTTATTCGACAAAGCGAACGATGCGCAAGCGGATTTTGATAACGGGCAAGGAGGAGCCTCCTATACCCATGCAGGCCAGCGCAACAGCTTCCTCTTCTCCATGCTGGTAATGGCTTCATACATTATCCGTGCAGACGGGAAAATCATGCATAGCGAAATGGAGTTCGTACGCCGTTTCCTCCGCACCAACTTCGGAGAAGATGCCGTAAACGAAGGGGAACAAATCCTCCTGAACCTCTTCGAACAACAAAAGCGCATGGATGCCTCCAACCCTTATGCATTCCGCAATACAATTCACGAATGCGGCGCACAAATTGCAGCCAACCTCACATACGGCGAACGCTTGCAACTTTTGGACTTCCTCGCCAAAATCTCACAAAGCGACGGGCATGTATGCCAACAGGAGATAGAAGCCCTGAAAGAAGTGGCACAGGCCATGCAACTCTCCGAAAAAGAAGTGGAATCCATGCTGAACCTCGGAGGTGCCTCGCTTGCCGATGCCTACAAGGTATTGGAAATCGATCCGTCAGCAACCGATGAAGAAGTGCGTGCCGCTTACCGCCGCCTTGCCTTGAAACATCATCCCGACCGGGTAGCGACATTAGGAGAAGACATACGCAAAGCTGCCGAAGAGAAATTCCAACACATCAACAACGCTAAGGAGCGCATCTATAAGGCAAGAGGAATGAAATAA
- a CDS encoding DUF4270 domain-containing protein: MKLKFLAALGFIAATLYSCDDETTGIGQFISNEEFIQAKADSYTVETESHLLDSVYSRSTTAYLGKFTDENYGTFTSDFLVQINCPENFSLPDRLQSIDEATLGLYYTSYFGDSLAPMRVQVDTLTMPIQDNGLDKNLYYTNMDPTRYYNTQNPPLATKDYTAYDQTVSDSLHQTSDYYKHISIDLGNAFCDNFKSKYDVTAVENGETVHPYFKDSESFINNVLKGFYIHVTNGEGCILYISDIYLHLTVSYMSRNSADTADSLVTAIVPMTATNEVFMSTRFQNSGLQNLVDDPTCTYLKTPAGLCTKVTLPIEEMYEEHRTDTLNSISLSFTKMRDPSTSPYKMGTPANLLMVRADEMKSFFENNEVYDEHTSFLSSYNSTDNSYSFSKLNRLIAAIFSEIRPEIEKGTAQWEAWKAEHPDWNKILLVPVTTETDSQGNIIGIGNDLSVNSAMLVGGKDLNESADESEKIQMDIIYTQPSQD, encoded by the coding sequence ATGAAACTCAAGTTCTTGGCGGCATTAGGGTTTATCGCCGCCACACTCTATAGCTGTGATGACGAGACAACAGGAATCGGACAATTCATTTCAAACGAAGAATTCATTCAGGCAAAAGCCGATTCGTATACCGTAGAGACGGAATCGCATTTGCTTGACTCCGTATATTCACGCTCCACCACAGCTTATCTAGGCAAGTTTACCGATGAAAATTACGGCACTTTTACGTCTGATTTCCTCGTCCAGATAAACTGCCCCGAAAACTTCTCATTGCCCGACCGCCTGCAAAGTATCGACGAAGCTACGTTAGGGCTATATTATACAAGCTACTTCGGCGATTCGCTGGCGCCGATGCGTGTACAGGTAGATACATTAACCATGCCTATCCAAGACAACGGGCTGGACAAGAACCTGTATTACACCAACATGGATCCCACGCGCTATTACAACACTCAAAATCCGCCGTTGGCTACAAAAGACTATACAGCCTACGACCAAACGGTCAGCGACTCGCTTCACCAAACATCAGACTATTACAAGCACATTTCCATCGATTTAGGAAATGCATTCTGCGACAACTTTAAAAGCAAGTACGACGTGACCGCCGTGGAAAACGGAGAAACTGTACACCCGTATTTTAAAGACTCCGAATCGTTTATCAACAATGTGCTGAAAGGCTTCTATATACACGTAACAAACGGTGAAGGCTGCATCCTCTACATTTCCGACATCTACCTGCACCTGACGGTTTCCTACATGAGCCGGAACTCGGCAGATACGGCGGACTCATTGGTGACCGCCATTGTGCCGATGACCGCAACCAATGAAGTGTTCATGTCAACCCGTTTCCAAAACTCAGGGCTGCAAAACCTGGTAGATGATCCTACATGCACATACCTGAAGACTCCTGCCGGACTTTGCACGAAAGTGACACTCCCGATAGAAGAGATGTACGAAGAACACCGGACGGACACATTAAACTCCATCTCGCTTTCGTTTACGAAAATGAGAGATCCGAGCACCAGCCCTTATAAGATGGGGACTCCCGCCAACCTGCTGATGGTACGGGCAGATGAGATGAAAAGCTTTTTTGAAAACAACGAAGTATACGACGAGCACACCTCGTTCCTCTCATCATACAACAGCACGGACAACTCCTATTCATTTTCGAAACTCAACCGCCTGATTGCGGCTATATTCAGCGAAATCCGGCCGGAAATAGAAAAGGGTACAGCCCAATGGGAAGCATGGAAAGCAGAACATCCGGACTGGAACAAGATACTGCTCGTGCCTGTTACCACCGAGACGGACTCGCAAGGAAATATCATCGGAATAGGAAATGACCTAAGCGTTAATTCTGCTATGCTGGTGGGAGGAAAAGACCTCAACGAATCTGCCGATGAAAGCGAGAAGATACAAATGGATATCATTTATACGCAACCCAGTCAAGACTAA
- a CDS encoding glycogen/starch synthase codes for MSAKKVLFITQEITPYVPESELSLIGQNLPQAIQDKGREIRTFMPKWGNVNERRNQLHEVIRLSGMNIIIDDTDHPLIIKVASIQAARRQVYFIDNDDYFQHRLMEADENGKEYEDNGERAIFYARGVLETVKKLRWCPDIIHCHGWMSAVVPLFIKKAYYDEPSFRDSKVIFSVYGDGFKSNLSPDFAKQVIFREITPDDIKMIQTPVNYEELCKLAITYSDGVIQNSKEVNPAIMDYARSLNLPTVDYQADEKQYADACDALYDKVWETPE; via the coding sequence ATGAGTGCAAAGAAAGTTTTATTCATTACACAAGAAATTACTCCTTACGTACCAGAAAGTGAATTATCGTTAATCGGCCAAAACCTGCCTCAGGCAATCCAAGACAAAGGGCGGGAGATACGTACCTTTATGCCGAAATGGGGAAATGTAAACGAACGGCGCAACCAGCTGCACGAAGTAATCCGCCTGTCGGGAATGAATATCATCATTGATGATACCGACCATCCCCTGATTATCAAAGTCGCTTCTATCCAAGCAGCACGCCGTCAGGTTTATTTCATTGATAATGACGATTATTTTCAACACCGCTTAATGGAAGCCGACGAGAACGGGAAAGAATATGAAGACAACGGCGAACGTGCTATTTTTTATGCCCGCGGCGTATTGGAAACCGTCAAGAAGCTGCGGTGGTGCCCCGACATTATTCATTGCCACGGTTGGATGAGCGCTGTCGTTCCGCTCTTTATCAAGAAAGCGTATTACGACGAGCCTTCTTTCCGGGATTCAAAAGTCATTTTCTCTGTATACGGAGACGGCTTCAAATCGAACTTGTCGCCCGATTTCGCCAAACAAGTAATATTCCGTGAAATCACGCCGGACGACATAAAAATGATCCAGACTCCGGTCAATTACGAAGAACTGTGCAAATTAGCCATTACCTATTCAGACGGAGTCATCCAAAACAGCAAGGAGGTAAATCCTGCCATTATGGACTATGCGCGCAGCCTGAACCTCCCGACAGTAGACTATCAAGCGGACGAAAAACAATATGCAGACGCTTGTGACGCGCTCTACGACAAAGTTTGGGAAACTCCCGAATAA
- the panD gene encoding aspartate 1-decarboxylase has translation MMIQVLKSKIHCVTVTEANLNYMGSITVDEDLLDAANMIAGEKVQIVDNNNGERFETYIIKGERGSGCICLNGAAARKVQVGDVVIIMSYALMDFEEAKSFKPSVIFPDTLTNKI, from the coding sequence ATGATGATACAGGTATTGAAATCGAAAATACATTGTGTGACGGTGACCGAAGCGAACCTGAACTATATGGGCAGCATTACGGTAGACGAAGACTTGCTGGATGCCGCCAACATGATTGCAGGCGAGAAAGTGCAGATTGTGGACAATAATAACGGCGAGCGTTTCGAAACCTATATAATAAAAGGTGAGCGCGGTTCGGGATGCATCTGCCTCAATGGTGCCGCCGCCCGCAAGGTGCAGGTAGGCGATGTGGTCATCATCATGTCCTACGCTTTGATGGATTTCGAGGAAGCGAAGTCGTTCAAGCCTTCGGTTATTTTCCCCGATACGCTCACGAACAAAATCTGA
- the panC gene encoding pantoate--beta-alanine ligase, producing the protein MELIQTIRELRAKLDALRGEGKTIGLVPTMGALHAGHASLVKRAVAENDVVVVSDFVNPTQFNDKDDLAKYPRTLDADCRLLESCGAAFVFAPSVEEIYPEPDTRTFSYAPLDTVMEGKYRPGHFNGVCQIVSKLFLIVEPTRAYFGEKDFQQLAIIREMVRRYPFDLQIVGCPIVREADGLALSSRNARLSGEQRKQALQISKALFASVDYAKSHTLAETKAFVEKTIADAEGLRLEYFEIVDGNTLQTVGEWEESKYIVGCITVFCGEVRLIDNIKYKE; encoded by the coding sequence ATGGAATTAATTCAAACTATTCGGGAACTTCGGGCGAAGCTGGACGCGCTTCGCGGAGAAGGTAAAACCATTGGGCTGGTTCCTACGATGGGAGCTTTGCATGCCGGTCACGCTTCGTTGGTGAAACGCGCCGTCGCAGAGAATGATGTGGTGGTGGTAAGCGATTTTGTCAACCCCACCCAGTTTAATGATAAGGACGATTTGGCGAAGTATCCGCGCACGCTGGATGCTGATTGCCGTTTGCTGGAGTCGTGTGGGGCGGCGTTCGTGTTCGCTCCGTCGGTAGAGGAGATTTATCCCGAGCCCGATACGCGTACGTTCAGTTATGCGCCGCTTGACACGGTGATGGAAGGAAAGTACCGTCCCGGGCATTTCAATGGAGTATGCCAAATCGTGAGCAAGTTGTTCCTGATTGTGGAGCCTACGCGCGCTTATTTCGGTGAAAAAGATTTCCAGCAGCTTGCCATTATCCGTGAAATGGTACGCCGCTATCCGTTCGATTTGCAGATAGTGGGATGCCCCATCGTGCGTGAGGCGGACGGGCTGGCATTGAGCAGCCGGAATGCCCGCTTGAGCGGGGAGCAGCGCAAGCAGGCGTTGCAAATCTCGAAGGCGTTGTTTGCCAGCGTGGATTATGCCAAGTCTCATACGTTGGCAGAAACGAAGGCGTTTGTAGAAAAGACAATAGCCGATGCCGAGGGGCTGCGCCTGGAATATTTTGAAATCGTAGACGGGAACACGTTGCAGACGGTAGGCGAGTGGGAAGAAAGCAAGTATATCGTAGGATGCATTACCGTATTTTGCGGTGAGGTCCGTTTGATAGATAATATTAAATATAAGGAGTGA
- a CDS encoding glutathionylspermidine synthase family protein: MERKYVTPRADYREKIEALGFDFHGDYWREEAYYRFTSDEIERLEKATAEAYRMYCEAAGYIIEKDPEWMERFLRLPLDVCRRIRESWDADELSLYGRFDFMLDEKGVPRILEFNADTPTSLLEASVIQWQWKEEVFPELDQYNGIHEGLVQSWKDIVPAGGNVHFAGVLENHEDTGTLQYLASTAMEAGYSTRVLDMNDMNLQDGCFYDPSGERIGHCFKLYPWEWMADESPDGCLASVVWIEPIWKLVMSNKAILAKVFELFPDSPYVLPCFLSRPESGVYCKKPVFAREGHNVSVVDIRNWEERALVRETEGDYNTGAYVYQWYVKPTVYGGRYPIIGSWIIGGEPAGIGIRENRTEITDNLSEFVPHVISFTI; this comes from the coding sequence ATGGAAAGAAAATATGTTACGCCCCGTGCAGATTATCGGGAGAAGATAGAGGCTTTGGGGTTTGACTTTCACGGTGATTATTGGCGTGAGGAAGCTTATTACCGGTTTACGTCAGACGAGATAGAACGGCTGGAGAAAGCTACGGCAGAAGCCTATCGCATGTATTGTGAAGCTGCGGGGTATATCATCGAAAAGGATCCGGAATGGATGGAGCGTTTCTTGCGCCTCCCTTTGGACGTTTGCCGGCGTATCCGCGAATCATGGGATGCGGACGAGCTGAGTCTGTACGGGCGTTTTGATTTCATGTTGGACGAAAAAGGCGTGCCCCGCATTTTGGAGTTCAATGCCGATACGCCCACTTCTTTGCTGGAAGCTTCGGTCATCCAATGGCAATGGAAGGAAGAGGTCTTTCCGGAGCTTGACCAGTATAACGGCATCCACGAGGGATTGGTCCAGTCGTGGAAAGATATTGTCCCTGCGGGCGGCAATGTGCATTTTGCCGGAGTGTTGGAGAACCATGAAGATACAGGCACGTTGCAATATTTGGCAAGTACGGCAATGGAAGCCGGGTATTCTACCCGTGTGTTGGACATGAACGATATGAATTTGCAGGACGGATGCTTTTACGATCCGAGCGGGGAACGTATCGGACATTGTTTCAAGCTATATCCGTGGGAGTGGATGGCGGATGAAAGTCCGGACGGATGCCTTGCTTCTGTGGTATGGATAGAGCCGATATGGAAACTGGTGATGTCGAACAAAGCGATTTTAGCGAAGGTGTTTGAATTGTTTCCTGATTCTCCTTACGTATTGCCTTGCTTTTTGTCGCGTCCGGAGTCGGGGGTGTATTGCAAGAAGCCGGTGTTTGCCCGTGAGGGGCATAACGTGAGCGTGGTGGACATCCGCAATTGGGAAGAACGTGCGCTGGTGCGCGAAACAGAAGGCGATTACAACACGGGGGCATACGTGTATCAATGGTATGTGAAGCCTACGGTGTATGGCGGACGTTATCCGATTATCGGATCGTGGATAATAGGAGGGGAGCCGGCGGGTATCGGCATCCGTGAGAACCGTACCGAAATCACCGATAACCTGTCGGAGTTCGTTCCTCATGTAATTTCATTTACGATTTAG
- a CDS encoding serine hydrolase domain-containing protein yields the protein MSLSKKKKWTYGCIGVLLALFISYLFLPYYARQALVHWMPVIDDLETFHRNVVRHNPQDVWHWKKAEEYNRYRLLPEDSAYLDSLRTVSFLVIRHDSILFESYRDGWNDTLTSNLYSATKTIVGLLTGIALDEGKIHSLDDKVSRYIPIYNKGMQADVTVRDLLTMSGGMAWDESYASLFSVTTHGYYGNDLYELVTGLEVADPPGVRFLYRSGETQLLAFVLEAATGETLSRLAEEKLWKPMQAGQDAYWLLDKKGGDEKAFCCFHTTARDVARFGRLILHKGNWNGKQLISHAYMDEMLRPASYLKDQWGKDSLDYYGLQTWIMRYRGEEIPCMRGMLGQYIYAIPSKDAVVVRLGRKRHDVYEGPFTVDMTRYLDIAMRILEHSCI from the coding sequence ATGTCTTTATCTAAGAAAAAGAAATGGACGTACGGATGCATCGGAGTGCTGCTTGCGCTTTTTATAAGTTACTTGTTCCTGCCTTATTATGCGCGGCAGGCTTTGGTGCATTGGATGCCCGTAATCGATGATTTAGAAACGTTTCACCGTAACGTGGTGCGTCATAATCCTCAGGATGTCTGGCATTGGAAGAAAGCGGAGGAATATAACCGGTACCGGCTTCTCCCGGAAGATTCAGCCTATTTGGATAGTCTGCGTACGGTCTCTTTTCTGGTTATCCGGCACGATAGCATCTTGTTCGAGAGTTACCGGGACGGATGGAACGATACGTTGACTTCAAATCTTTATTCAGCCACAAAGACCATTGTGGGGCTTTTGACCGGCATTGCGCTGGATGAGGGAAAGATACATAGTTTAGACGATAAGGTTTCGCGCTATATCCCTATATATAATAAAGGTATGCAGGCGGATGTTACGGTTCGGGATTTGCTTACGATGAGCGGGGGAATGGCATGGGACGAATCGTATGCCTCGCTTTTTTCGGTTACGACACATGGATATTATGGAAACGATTTGTATGAGTTGGTGACCGGGCTGGAAGTGGCAGACCCTCCCGGTGTCCGGTTTTTATATCGGAGCGGAGAAACCCAACTTTTGGCTTTCGTCCTTGAAGCGGCTACGGGAGAGACGTTGAGCAGGCTTGCGGAAGAGAAATTATGGAAGCCGATGCAAGCCGGGCAGGACGCCTATTGGTTATTGGACAAGAAAGGGGGCGATGAAAAGGCATTTTGTTGCTTTCATACGACGGCCCGTGATGTGGCGCGCTTCGGAAGGCTTATTTTACACAAGGGGAACTGGAACGGAAAGCAGCTCATATCACATGCCTATATGGACGAGATGCTCCGTCCGGCTTCTTATCTGAAAGACCAATGGGGAAAAGATTCGCTCGATTATTACGGCTTGCAGACTTGGATTATGCGTTACCGGGGTGAGGAGATTCCATGCATGAGGGGAATGCTGGGGCAATATATTTACGCCATACCTTCGAAAGATGCGGTTGTCGTGCGATTAGGGCGCAAACGGCATGATGTTTATGAAGGACCTTTTACAGTAGATATGACCCGATATTTGGACATTGCGATGCGGATATTGGAACATTCGTGTATCTGA
- a CDS encoding L,D-transpeptidase: MKRKVICCICVGCLLLFGCEKRQMPDFPVFEKLGMMNDMLSRIEGRGSSGLTFSDIELTKDLLYDRYTPEDIYPYGDTVRSFKWETMRKCLAFIENMQHDTVRWAVLCNYKNRNQEAPLVHKYVRNEYGRVSDTLGVERYQSVPLYRPSDMEVPERYGRDGSLVYLQGEDGDFFHVIPVTIGGDWFVPRRYVKRLSPDTEFHHVIFVDRKDQNIATMERMGEGKWAVRSMNPATTGVHRPPYAQETPLGMFLLQEKKARMVFLKDGGSATGGYAPYASRFTNGAYVHGVPVNVPQTAMIEYSWSLGTVPRSHMCVRNATSHAKFIFDYMPAEATLVVIIE, translated from the coding sequence ATGAAGAGAAAGGTTATCTGTTGTATATGTGTGGGCTGCCTGTTGCTCTTCGGGTGCGAAAAGCGGCAAATGCCTGATTTCCCAGTATTTGAAAAGCTGGGGATGATGAATGATATGCTTTCACGGATAGAGGGTAGAGGCTCTTCTGGACTTACTTTTTCAGATATAGAACTGACTAAAGACTTGCTTTACGACCGTTATACGCCGGAGGATATTTACCCTTATGGCGATACGGTACGTAGTTTTAAGTGGGAGACGATGCGCAAATGTTTGGCGTTTATTGAGAACATGCAGCATGATACGGTGCGCTGGGCTGTACTTTGCAATTATAAAAACCGGAATCAGGAAGCGCCTTTGGTGCATAAGTATGTCCGGAATGAATATGGGCGTGTGTCTGATACATTGGGCGTAGAGCGTTATCAGTCGGTGCCTCTGTATCGTCCGTCTGATATGGAAGTTCCCGAACGGTACGGGCGGGATGGCTCTTTGGTTTATTTACAGGGTGAAGACGGCGATTTTTTTCATGTGATTCCTGTTACGATAGGAGGGGATTGGTTCGTTCCCCGGCGTTATGTGAAGCGGCTTTCCCCGGATACAGAGTTTCATCATGTCATATTTGTAGACCGGAAAGACCAGAATATCGCTACAATGGAGCGGATGGGCGAAGGCAAGTGGGCTGTACGGAGCATGAATCCGGCAACGACAGGTGTGCATCGCCCGCCGTATGCGCAAGAGACGCCGTTGGGGATGTTTCTTTTGCAAGAGAAAAAGGCGCGGATGGTATTCCTGAAAGATGGAGGCTCTGCCACGGGCGGATATGCTCCTTATGCTTCCCGGTTTACGAACGGGGCATACGTGCATGGCGTTCCTGTTAATGTTCCTCAAACCGCTATGATAGAGTATAGTTGGTCTTTAGGCACTGTTCCCCGTTCGCACATGTGTGTGCGTAATGCTACTTCGCATGCCAAGTTTATTTTCGACTATATGCCTGCAGAAGCCACGCTGGTAGTGATTATTGAGTAA
- the rfbA gene encoding glucose-1-phosphate thymidylyltransferase RfbA: MKGIVLAGGSGTRLYPITKGVSKQLLPIFDKPMVYYPISTLMLAGIRDILIISTPYDLPGFRRLLGDGSDFGVRFTYAEQPSPDGLAQAFIIGEEFIGNDCACLVLGDNIFHGNGFTSLLKEAVRTAETEGKATVFGYWVSDPERYGVAEFDKEGNCLSIEEKPEHPKSNYAVTGLYFYPNKVVDIAKHIKPSARGELEITTVNQTFLAAGELKVQTLGRGFAWLDTGTHDSLAEASTYIEVIEKRQGLKVACLEGIALRQGWITPDKMRQLAQPMLKNPYGQYLLKVIDEIERTGERNLD; encoded by the coding sequence ATGAAAGGTATAGTTTTAGCCGGCGGTTCGGGCACACGCCTCTACCCTATCACAAAAGGAGTGTCAAAACAATTGCTGCCCATCTTCGACAAGCCGATGGTCTACTACCCCATCTCCACCCTGATGCTTGCCGGCATACGCGACATACTGATTATCTCCACCCCTTACGACCTTCCGGGATTCCGCCGCCTGCTGGGAGACGGAAGCGACTTTGGCGTACGCTTTACCTATGCCGAACAACCTTCGCCCGACGGGCTTGCCCAAGCATTCATCATCGGTGAAGAATTCATCGGAAACGATTGCGCCTGCCTCGTATTGGGTGACAACATCTTCCATGGGAACGGATTCACCAGCCTGCTGAAAGAAGCCGTACGCACCGCCGAGACGGAAGGCAAAGCTACCGTATTCGGATACTGGGTGAGCGACCCCGAACGTTACGGCGTAGCGGAATTCGACAAGGAAGGAAATTGCCTGAGCATCGAAGAAAAGCCCGAGCACCCCAAATCGAATTATGCCGTGACCGGACTGTATTTCTATCCCAATAAGGTGGTGGACATTGCCAAGCACATCAAACCTTCGGCACGCGGCGAACTGGAAATCACCACGGTCAACCAGACCTTCCTTGCCGCTGGCGAACTGAAAGTACAAACCTTAGGGCGCGGATTCGCATGGCTCGACACCGGTACCCACGACTCACTTGCCGAAGCCTCTACGTACATCGAAGTCATCGAGAAGCGCCAGGGGCTGAAAGTGGCATGCCTCGAAGGCATCGCCCTCCGCCAAGGCTGGATTACCCCCGATAAAATGCGCCAGCTGGCACAACCCATGCTGAAAAACCCCTATGGGCAATACTTACTCAAAGTAATCGACGAAATAGAGCGGACAGGAGAAAGGAACTTGGACTGA